A part of Podarcis muralis chromosome 13, rPodMur119.hap1.1, whole genome shotgun sequence genomic DNA contains:
- the LOC144325277 gene encoding vomeronasal type-2 receptor 26-like: protein MRMLLLLLLLLLLLPNMVRQVHTVLCSGNNPVHIPHEWYEQGDLIIGGIMSHIYYLLPSISFDEHPSRAFINSPIVTTKSYQHLLALVFAVDEINENPKILPNVTLGFHIYDSYSDSKMAYRTTLDLLFKSHHFVPNYICGIQKNVVGVIGGLSSETSSSMADVLGLYKIPQVEYVY, encoded by the exons ATGaggatgctgttgttgttgctgctgcttctcctgctgcttcccaaTATGGTGCGCCAAGTGCATACTGTTCTTTGCAGTGGAAATAATCCTGTCCATATTCCACATGAATGGTATGAACAAGGTGACCTTATCATTGGTGGGATAATGTCTCATATCTATTACCTATTGCCCAGCATTTCCTTTGATGAACACCCATCTCGGGCCTTTATTAACAGCCCAAT AGTGACGACCAAGTCCTACCAACACCTCCTTGCCTTGGTGTTTGCTGTTGATGAGATCAATGAGAATCCCAAGATCTTGCCCAATGTCACTCTtggattccacatctatgatagcTATTCTGATTCAAAGATGGCCTACCGAACCACTCTGGATCTGCTCTTTAAATCACATCACTTTGTCCCCAACTACATATGTGGCATTCAGAAAAATGTAGTAGGAGTCATTGGGGGACTTAGCTCTGAAACCTCCTCATCCATGGCAGATGTCTTAGGTctttacaagattccacaggtagaatATGTGTATTGA
- the LOC144325278 gene encoding vomeronasal type-2 receptor 26-like, which yields MVPNEDLQYKGIIQLLLHFGWKWVGLITPNNEAGERFLQIIEPMLFQNGICSEFTDKNEELPHFTGNILDMLGETGILTPSFMSSKANVVVIYGESVLWVTIAIEARNMIQLLLPPSKRKQHVGKVHSLLQRISFNSSAGDEITLNEHGEIAAGFDIANLVTFPNNSFVRVKVGKLDPQAPPGKELIINGNGIQWHRLFTQVPPLSLCNANCLPGYEKKKKEGKKFCCYDCDPCPSGMFSNEKGLEICARCPPEQYPNEEQNQCIPKKPHVLGFGETLTIVSTFSALLFSLITAMVLGIFIKHRDTAIVKANNRSLTYILLISLLLCFLCSLMFIGMPNKATCPLRQTAFGIVFSVALSSILAKTISVVLAFMATKPDSTIRKWVGKKLAYSIVLSCSVIQVGICAFWLATSAPFPDVDMHSMTEEIIFLCNEGSVLMFYAVLGYMGFLAIISFTVAFLARKLPDSFNEAKFITFSMLVFCSVWFSFIPTYLSTRGKYMVAVEIFSILASSAGLLGCIFSPKCYIIVVRPELNNREQLIRRKM from the exons ATGGTCCCCAATGAAGATCTTCAGTACAAGGGAATTATCCAGTTACTTCTGCATTTTGGTTGGAAATGGGTCGGGCTCATCACTCCAAATAATGAAGCTGGAGAACGTTTCTTGCAGATCATTGAACCAATGCTATTccagaatggaatctgttcagaaTTCACAGATAAAAATGAAGAACTTCCACATTTCACTGGTAACATACTGGATATGCTGGGTGAAACAGGGATTTTGACCCCATCTTTCATGTCAAGCAAAGCAAATGTGGTTGTTATATATGGAGAATCTGTTTTGTGGGTAACTATTGCTATAGAGGCAAGGAATATGATTCAGCTGCTATTGCCTCCATCTAAGAGGAAGCAACATGTGGGAAAA GTCCACTCATTGCTACAAAGGATCTCATTCAATAGCAGTGCTGGGGATGAAATCACATTGAATGAACATGGAGAAATAGCAGCTGGCTTTGATATTGCAAACCTGGTCACTTTCCCAAATAATTCCTTTGTCAGGGTCAAAGTCGGAAAGCTGGATCCTCAGGCCCCTCCTGGCAAAGAACTCATCATTAATGGGAACGGAATCCAATGGCACAGACTCTTCACTCAG GTGCCACCCCTTTCATTATGTAATGCCAACTGCCTTCCCGGTtatgagaagaaaaagaaggaggggaagaagttCTGTTGTTATGATTGTGATCCATGTCCTAGTGGGATGTTCTCAAATGAGAAGG GATTGGAAATCTGTGCCAGATGTCCTCCAGAGCAATATCCAAATGAAGAGCAGAATCAGTGCATTCCCAAGAAACCACACGTCCTAGGCTTTGGGGAAACTTTGACCATTGTTTCAACTTTCTCTGCGCTTTTATTCTCTCTGATCACAGCTATGGTACTTGGCATTTTCATTAAGCACCGGGACACTGCCATCGTCAAAGCCAATAACAGAAGCCTCACTTAcattctcctcatctccctcctcttgTGTTTCCTGTGCTCCTTGATGTTCATTGGAATGCCTAATAAGGCAACCTGCCCACTCCGACAAACGGCTTTTGGTATTGTCTTCTCTGTGGCCCTCTCCAGCATCTTGGCCAAGACGATTTCAgtggttttggcattcatggctaccAAGCCAGATTCCACAATCAGGAAGTGGGTAGGCAAAAAACTGGCTTACTCCATCGTcctttcctgctctgtgattcaaGTGGGAATCTGTGCCTTCTGGCTGGCAACCTCTgccccattcccagatgtggacatgcactCAATGACTGAAGAAATTATATTCTTATGTAATGAGGGGTCAGTTCTAATGTTCTATGCTGTTttaggctacatgggcttcctggccattatcagcttcactgtggccttcttagccaggaagttgccggacagcttcaatgaagccaagttcatcaccttcagcatgctggtcttctgcagtgtttggttcTCCTTTATTCCCACATACTTGAGCACCagagggaaatacatggtggctgtggagatcttctccatcttggcttccagtgctgggctgctgggttgcatcttttcccctaaatgctacattattgtggtgaggcctgagctgaataaCAGAGAGCAGCTGATACGTAGAAAGATGTAA
- the LOC144325279 gene encoding vomeronasal type-2 receptor 26-like: MRMLLLLLLLLLPNMVPQVHTVVCSGNNPVHIPHEWYEQGDLIIGGIVSHIYYLLPSISFDEHPYRAFINSPIVTTKLYQHLLALVFAVDEINENPEILPNVTLGFHIYDSYSDSKMAYRTTLDLLFKSHHFVPNYKCGIQKNVVGVIGGLSSDTSSSMADVLGLSKIPQVEYGY; the protein is encoded by the exons ATGaggatgttgttgctgctgcttctcttgctGCTTCCCAATATGGTGCCCCAAGTGCATACGGTTGTTTGCAGCGGAAATAATCCTGTGCATATTCCACATGAGTGGTATGAACAAGGTGACCTTATCATTGGTGGGATAGTGTCTCATATCTATTACCTATTGCCCAGCATTTCCTTCGATGAACACCCATATCGGGCCTTTATTAACAGCCCAAT AGTGACGACCAAGTTGTACCAACACCTCCTTGCCTTGGTGTTTGCTGTTGATGAGATCAATGAGAATCCCGAGATCTTGCCCAATGTCACTCTtggattccacatctatgatagcTATTCTGATTCAAAGATGGCCTACCGAACCACTCTGGATCTGCTCTTTAAATCACATCACTTtgtccccaactacaaatgtggCATTCAGAAAAATGTAGTAGGAGTCATTGGGGGACTTAGCTCTGACACCTCCTCATCCATGGCAGATGTCTTAGGTCTTtccaagattccacaggtagaatATGGGTATTGA